A region of Deinococcus rubellus DNA encodes the following proteins:
- a CDS encoding response regulator: METSRRVGPLHVLLIEDSEADIDLIRTAFGEVQRAHSPIELHVARDGAQARAALARDPRIALVLLDGALPGEDGLHWLSALKAHDDVSLRRLPVVMLSGSDTEEEIRSAYHAHASAYLIKPSDPDGLRQMVGALVQFWGQVARLPNRL; the protein is encoded by the coding sequence ATGGAAACCTCCAGGCGCGTCGGGCCGCTGCATGTTCTGCTGATTGAGGACAGTGAGGCCGACATCGATCTGATCCGGACAGCATTCGGTGAGGTTCAGCGTGCCCACTCGCCCATTGAACTGCACGTGGCGCGTGACGGTGCTCAGGCCCGCGCCGCGTTGGCCCGCGACCCCCGCATCGCCCTGGTGCTGCTCGACGGCGCGCTGCCCGGCGAGGACGGTCTGCACTGGCTCTCGGCGCTCAAGGCCCACGATGATGTGAGCCTGCGCCGCCTGCCGGTGGTGATGCTCAGCGGCAGCGACACCGAGGAGGAGATTCGCAGCGCCTACCACGCCCACGCCAGCGCCTACCTGATCAAGCCCAGCGATCCCGACGGCTTGCGGCAAATGGTGGGCGCGCTGGTACAGTTCTGGGGCCAGGTGGCCCGGCTGCCCAACCGCCTGTAG
- a CDS encoding potassium/proton antiporter produces the protein MNSGLYILIAGALLLASIVGSKASGRLGVPGLLLFLGVGMLAGSDGPGGIEFSNYLFAQWAGTVALCFILFQGGLSTEWSLVRPVLKKSLSLATLGVLLSTGVMGAFAHLAFGLPWLSALLLGAVVSSTDASAVFTVLKERRLGLRGEITPLLELESGGNDPMAVFLTLGLIALIQDPGQSVLGLAPQFLREMLLGALLGYGLGRASLWAINKLNLQFEGLYSVMLIALALMTYGAAASLHGSGFLAVYIAGLVIGNADFIHKRSVLDFLDGLAWLMQIGMFLMLGLLVNPHELLPTAGLALACALVLVFVARPVSVYLSLAASQMPKRDKSMVAWVGLRGAVPIVLATFPLLAGVPNANLLFNAVFFIVLTSVLLQGTTLTLVARWLRVREDTPKRPVYPIAYRPTGTGRNDMAEVDVGPGSEADGRRIMDLKLPPDALVILVHRGGEFLVPKGATTLQAGDSVLVLALGDDLKAVQTKLGHQGTVRAALGPPRRKEKSARSAR, from the coding sequence GTGAACAGCGGTCTGTACATCCTGATCGCGGGCGCACTGCTGCTGGCCAGCATCGTCGGCAGTAAGGCGTCGGGGCGGCTGGGCGTGCCGGGACTGCTGCTCTTTCTGGGCGTGGGCATGCTGGCAGGCAGCGACGGTCCCGGCGGCATCGAGTTCAGCAATTACCTGTTCGCGCAGTGGGCCGGAACGGTGGCGCTGTGCTTCATCCTGTTTCAGGGTGGCCTAAGTACCGAGTGGTCGCTGGTGCGCCCGGTGCTGAAAAAGAGCCTGTCGCTGGCAACGCTGGGCGTGCTGCTCAGCACCGGGGTCATGGGCGCGTTCGCCCACCTCGCCTTCGGGCTGCCCTGGCTGAGTGCCCTGCTGCTGGGCGCGGTGGTCAGTTCCACCGACGCCAGCGCCGTATTCACCGTACTCAAGGAACGCCGCCTGGGCTTACGGGGCGAAATTACCCCGCTGCTCGAACTCGAATCCGGTGGCAACGACCCGATGGCCGTTTTCCTGACGCTGGGCCTGATTGCGCTGATCCAGGACCCTGGACAGAGCGTGCTGGGCCTTGCGCCACAGTTTCTCCGGGAGATGCTGCTGGGGGCGCTGCTCGGTTACGGTTTGGGCCGGGCCAGCCTGTGGGCCATCAACAAGCTGAATTTGCAGTTCGAGGGCCTTTACTCGGTGATGCTGATCGCGCTGGCGCTGATGACCTACGGCGCGGCGGCCAGCTTGCACGGCAGCGGCTTTCTGGCGGTCTATATCGCCGGGCTGGTGATCGGCAACGCCGACTTCATCCACAAGCGCAGCGTGCTCGATTTCCTCGACGGTCTGGCCTGGCTGATGCAGATCGGGATGTTCCTGATGCTGGGCCTGCTGGTCAATCCGCACGAGCTGCTGCCCACCGCCGGGCTGGCGCTGGCCTGCGCACTGGTGCTGGTGTTCGTGGCCCGGCCCGTCAGCGTGTATCTCAGTCTGGCCGCCTCGCAGATGCCCAAGCGCGACAAGAGCATGGTGGCCTGGGTGGGGCTGCGCGGCGCGGTGCCGATTGTGCTGGCGACCTTCCCACTGCTGGCGGGCGTGCCAAATGCCAACCTGCTTTTCAATGCGGTGTTCTTCATCGTGCTGACCAGTGTGCTGCTGCAAGGCACCACCCTGACGCTGGTGGCGCGCTGGCTGAGGGTGCGCGAGGACACGCCCAAGCGGCCCGTGTATCCCATCGCCTACCGGCCCACCGGCACCGGCAGAAACGACATGGCCGAGGTGGATGTCGGGCCGGGCAGCGAGGCCGACGGGCGGCGCATCATGGACCTCAAGCTGCCGCCCGACGCGCTGGTCATTCTGGTGCACCGGGGCGGCGAATTTCTGGTGCCCAAGGGGGCCACCACCTTGCAGGCAGGCGACAGCGTGCTGGTGCTGGCACTCGGCGACGATCTGAAAGCGGTGCAGACCAAGCTGGGCCACCAGGGTACGGTTCGGGCGGCGCTGGGTCCGCCGCGCCGCAAGGAGAAATCGGCCAGATCGGCCCGCTGA
- a CDS encoding Fur family transcriptional regulator produces MTMVRNTRQRQAVLQALRTTRTHPDAAWIHQEVRRELPSLSLGTVYRTLDALVRDGVAVTIERAGQATRYDFRRDDHHHHAVCRTCGAIFDIEVQELPNLPRTLLPGGFQVSDVRLEVHGVCVACQNKPNH; encoded by the coding sequence ATGACGATGGTGCGAAATACGCGGCAACGGCAGGCGGTGCTCCAGGCCCTGCGGACCACCCGCACGCACCCCGACGCCGCCTGGATTCATCAGGAAGTGCGGCGCGAACTGCCCAGCCTCAGTCTCGGCACGGTGTACCGGACCTTAGACGCGCTGGTGCGCGATGGTGTGGCCGTGACCATCGAACGTGCCGGGCAGGCCACCCGCTACGATTTCAGGCGTGACGATCACCACCACCATGCCGTCTGCCGGACCTGCGGAGCGATTTTCGACATTGAAGTGCAGGAGCTGCCGAACCTGCCCAGAACGTTGCTGCCCGGCGGCTTCCAAGTCTCGGATGTGCGCCTGGAAGTGCATGGGGTGTGTGTCGCCTGTCAGAACAAACCGAACCACTGA
- a CDS encoding response regulator transcription factor, protein MEQRILLIEDNPDITRVVQYELEQAGYRVLTAPDGVTGLTSARENAPDLVILDLGLPDFDGAEIARRLRKTSAVPIIILTAMDAVDRKVNLLEAGADDYMTKPFHPEELVARVKVQLRHQQHGEVIQIGALEIHPQKRLCHYNGHEVRLSPKEFDLLTFLARQPGRVYSRQEIEREVWNGELPSNSNVVDVHMANMRAKLRDLDGYGIIRTVRGIGYALKTP, encoded by the coding sequence ATGGAACAGCGCATCCTCCTGATTGAAGACAACCCCGACATCACCCGCGTGGTGCAGTACGAACTCGAGCAGGCCGGTTACCGGGTGCTGACCGCCCCGGACGGCGTGACGGGCCTGACCAGCGCCCGCGAGAACGCCCCTGATCTGGTGATTCTCGACCTGGGTCTGCCCGACTTCGACGGCGCGGAAATCGCCCGCCGCCTGCGCAAAACCAGCGCCGTGCCGATCATCATCCTGACGGCGATGGACGCGGTGGACCGCAAGGTGAACTTGCTGGAAGCCGGGGCCGACGACTACATGACCAAGCCCTTTCACCCTGAAGAACTGGTCGCCCGCGTCAAGGTGCAACTGCGCCACCAGCAGCACGGCGAGGTCATTCAGATCGGCGCGCTGGAAATTCACCCACAAAAGCGGCTGTGCCACTACAACGGCCACGAGGTCCGGCTCTCGCCCAAGGAGTTTGACCTGCTGACCTTCCTGGCGCGGCAACCAGGCCGGGTCTACTCGCGCCAGGAGATCGAGCGCGAGGTCTGGAACGGCGAATTGCCCAGCAACAGCAATGTCGTGGATGTGCACATGGCCAACATGCGTGCCAAGCTGCGTGACCTCGACGGCTACGGCATCATCCGCACGGTGCGCGGCATCGGCTACGCCCTGAAAACGCCCTGA
- a CDS encoding response regulator gives MPRILVVDDDAAILKLISVILSRAGHEVRTSSHPVEALEMLNVFTPDLVISDVVMPYMTGLEFLEQVRANEKRSALPFMLLSSHAERGDVRRGMNLGADDYLPKPFTPQDLLTAIDARLRRAGLAARGASGTEAKALGTAQVIWKGESVSWVSRKALELFFYLLEHREVTSWQAAEALWPEKDEARASSLFHTTLHRLRRSLSNEAVVSTNRRYTLADDINPSYDAQRFELLTKQAEAGSLGLEELRELASLYGEFLPGVDSPWADDVRSRLEQRQLSVLSLAARAAGDAGRVKDAAQFHQRALTIDPLSEQDWNGLAKALSALGDPRARLAAQREAWWAVDFE, from the coding sequence ATGCCGCGTATTCTGGTGGTGGACGACGACGCTGCCATCCTCAAACTGATCAGCGTGATTCTCTCGCGGGCAGGCCATGAAGTCCGCACCAGCAGCCATCCGGTGGAAGCGCTGGAAATGCTCAATGTCTTTACCCCAGATCTGGTGATCAGTGACGTGGTGATGCCGTACATGACTGGCCTGGAATTTCTAGAACAGGTGCGGGCCAACGAGAAGCGCTCGGCCCTGCCGTTCATGCTGCTCTCCAGCCACGCCGAGCGCGGCGACGTGCGCCGGGGCATGAACCTGGGGGCCGACGATTACCTGCCCAAGCCGTTCACGCCCCAGGACCTGCTGACCGCCATTGACGCCCGCCTGAGACGGGCCGGGCTGGCGGCGCGGGGAGCCAGCGGCACTGAGGCCAAGGCGCTGGGCACCGCCCAGGTCATCTGGAAAGGCGAGAGCGTGTCGTGGGTGTCGCGCAAGGCGCTGGAGCTGTTCTTTTATCTGCTGGAACACAGGGAAGTCACCAGTTGGCAGGCCGCCGAGGCGTTGTGGCCTGAGAAGGACGAGGCCAGGGCCAGCAGCCTCTTTCACACGACCCTGCACCGGCTGCGGCGCTCGCTGAGCAACGAGGCGGTGGTCAGCACCAACCGCCGTTACACCCTGGCCGACGACATCAACCCCAGTTACGATGCTCAGCGCTTCGAGCTGCTGACCAAGCAGGCCGAGGCAGGTAGCCTGGGTCTGGAAGAGCTACGCGAACTCGCCAGCCTCTACGGCGAATTTCTGCCGGGCGTGGATTCGCCCTGGGCCGACGATGTGCGCTCACGCCTAGAGCAGCGCCAGCTTTCGGTTCTGAGCCTGGCCGCCCGCGCCGCCGGGGACGCCGGACGGGTCAAGGACGCCGCGCAGTTTCACCAGCGGGCGCTGACCATCGATCCGCTCAGCGAGCAGGACTGGAACGGGCTGGCCAAGGCCCTGAGCGCCTTGGGCGACCCGCGCGCCCGGCTGGCGGCGCAGCGCGAAGCCTGGTGGGCTGTCGATTTCGAATAA
- the rpsF gene encoding 30S ribosomal protein S6 has product MQSQYDLNLILNPTLSGEQLQTEKDYISNAVQNAGAEVTNLDDAGNRRMAYPIQKDREGYYLMYTIKASGDPEKDIAASLRLRDNVRRVLVVKDRPEWKTKKA; this is encoded by the coding sequence ATGCAAAGTCAATACGATCTCAACTTGATTCTCAACCCCACCCTCAGCGGTGAGCAGCTTCAGACCGAGAAGGATTACATCAGCAACGCCGTGCAAAACGCCGGGGCTGAAGTGACGAATCTCGACGACGCTGGAAACCGCCGGATGGCGTACCCGATCCAGAAGGACCGCGAGGGCTACTACCTGATGTACACCATCAAGGCCAGCGGCGATCCTGAAAAGGACATCGCGGCCAGCCTGCGCCTGCGCGACAACGTGCGCCGGGTGCTGGTGGTCAAGGACCGTCCCGAATGGAAGACCAAGAAGGCGTAA
- a CDS encoding single-stranded DNA-binding protein, which yields MARGMNHVYLVGSLARDPELRYTPSGVPVFEATVAGEDHLIGNDGKERKLPWYHRVSILGKPAEWQSERNLKSGDPVIVEGTLDYSQWEAPEGGKRSQVRVKALRMESLGSEAELVQDAGGGVRMSGGWNTVIVIGNLARDPELRYTPTGDAVLGLGLAVNETWKDRNGNQQEKTHWIDITLWRELAEACQNLRKGDPVLVQGRLVNDSWQDKDGNKRNTTKVEATKVEALARGVGAGAPAATSGAPRTMATGSAPTRTGSNAAPARAASPQGNRSASLDIDQGLDDFPPEEDLPF from the coding sequence ATGGCCCGTGGAATGAATCATGTTTATCTGGTTGGCAGCCTCGCCCGCGATCCCGAGTTGCGCTACACCCCCAGCGGGGTGCCGGTGTTCGAAGCCACGGTTGCTGGCGAAGACCACCTGATCGGCAACGACGGCAAGGAGCGCAAACTGCCCTGGTACCACCGCGTCAGCATTCTCGGCAAACCCGCCGAGTGGCAGTCGGAGCGCAACCTGAAATCTGGCGATCCCGTGATCGTGGAAGGCACCCTGGACTACAGCCAGTGGGAAGCCCCCGAAGGCGGCAAGCGTTCACAGGTTCGCGTCAAGGCGCTGCGAATGGAGTCTCTGGGCAGCGAAGCCGAACTGGTGCAAGACGCTGGTGGCGGCGTGCGGATGAGCGGCGGCTGGAACACCGTCATCGTGATCGGCAATCTGGCCCGCGATCCCGAACTGCGCTACACCCCCACGGGTGACGCGGTGCTGGGACTGGGACTGGCCGTCAACGAGACCTGGAAAGACCGCAACGGCAACCAGCAGGAAAAGACCCACTGGATCGACATCACCTTGTGGCGCGAACTGGCCGAAGCCTGCCAGAACCTGCGCAAGGGCGACCCGGTGCTGGTGCAGGGACGGCTGGTCAACGACAGCTGGCAGGACAAAGACGGCAACAAGCGCAACACCACCAAAGTAGAGGCGACGAAAGTCGAAGCTCTGGCCCGAGGCGTGGGTGCCGGTGCACCCGCAGCCACCTCCGGCGCGCCCCGTACGATGGCCACGGGCAGCGCACCGACGCGCACGGGCAGCAACGCTGCACCGGCGCGGGCGGCCTCGCCGCAGGGGAACCGTTCGGCCAGCTTGGATATTGATCAGGGCCTCGACGATTTTCCGCCGGAAGAAGACCTGCCGTTTTGA
- the rpsR gene encoding 30S ribosomal protein S18, with amino-acid sequence MTQTDRKPRGKGPKRPRKPKVDPFAIGELEITDYKDVKMLRRFVSDTGKILPRRRTGLSAKHQRRIAQTIKLARQMALLPYTEKLVRK; translated from the coding sequence ATGACCCAGACTGACCGTAAACCGCGTGGCAAGGGACCCAAGCGTCCCCGCAAGCCCAAGGTTGATCCGTTCGCCATCGGCGAGCTGGAAATTACCGATTACAAAGACGTCAAGATGCTGCGCCGGTTCGTCTCCGACACCGGCAAGATCTTGCCCCGCCGCCGCACCGGCCTCTCGGCCAAGCACCAGCGCCGCATCGCCCAGACCATCAAACTGGCGCGTCAGATGGCTCTGTTGCCCTATACCGAGAAACTGGTTCGGAAGTAA
- the rplI gene encoding 50S ribosomal protein L9, with protein sequence MQIILLEPGRLGQVGDVVSVKDGYARNFLIPQNMALPATQGNLKSLEARIKSRNKVLAQEKKDAENLAERMKDLSVELSVKAGEGKIYGAVTHADVAAALAEKGFVVDRRKLDMPKAVKDIGEYEVSYRAHPEVSVPFKLVVHAKK encoded by the coding sequence ATGCAGATTATTTTGCTCGAGCCCGGCCGACTGGGCCAGGTCGGCGACGTGGTAAGCGTCAAAGACGGCTACGCCCGCAACTTCCTGATTCCCCAGAACATGGCGCTCCCGGCCACCCAGGGTAACCTCAAGAGCCTGGAAGCCCGCATCAAGTCGCGCAACAAGGTGCTGGCCCAGGAGAAGAAGGACGCCGAGAACCTCGCCGAGCGCATGAAGGACCTCAGCGTGGAGCTGAGCGTCAAGGCGGGTGAAGGCAAGATCTACGGTGCCGTGACCCACGCCGATGTGGCCGCCGCGCTGGCCGAGAAGGGCTTCGTCGTGGACCGCCGCAAGCTCGACATGCCCAAAGCAGTCAAGGACATCGGCGAGTACGAGGTCAGCTACCGCGCCCACCCCGAGGTGAGCGTGCCGTTCAAGCTGGTCGTTCACGCCAAGAAGTGA
- a CDS encoding D-alanyl-D-alanine carboxypeptidase/D-alanyl-D-alanine-endopeptidase → MRSLLWYPLLLTCLVTGSAVGPAANAAEVTLRAVLSPAVSALLAHPPSSVHLGLLVRDLDTGKVLEAARPDELFVPASTMKLVSMAARLTQGGPQSRYSVEALAPAQEVSRHAKSLSRLSLRGLGDPSLSVTGLYSLSSLAQQLAKSGIEEVGELSVAPTIDSTTWPALPLGTPLVPLRLQEYPGWNDTPENYAGRVTDAFAGQLRAAGIRVGAAASGLGRLVGQQSAQQFGRVTPGYSATPASTADVPEVSLASVQSAPLIALLRQTLKPSDNVWADQLAARLGQVPGQASTASLTHAGMLAGLRRFLIQVGVKPAPLSLSDASGLSEANRLTPRTLVTVLERMYDLPITALKTPLTPAEAFAQRKNLFIEALPRGGTGISSAAARAEGGTLAGRFVGSGLDVRAKTGTLPGASSLAGYVRGKSGHVLAFAIMVDQAPGNTLDLRAYQDRLLKVIAQSH, encoded by the coding sequence GTGCGCTCCCTGCTCTGGTACCCCCTGCTGCTGACCTGTCTGGTGACGGGTTCAGCGGTAGGTCCAGCGGCAAACGCGGCGGAAGTGACGCTGCGCGCCGTGCTCAGCCCGGCAGTGTCGGCGCTGCTGGCCCACCCGCCCAGTTCCGTTCACCTCGGCCTGCTGGTGCGCGACCTCGACACCGGCAAGGTGCTGGAAGCGGCCCGGCCCGACGAACTGTTCGTGCCCGCCTCCACCATGAAACTGGTCAGCATGGCTGCCCGCCTGACGCAGGGCGGCCCGCAAAGCCGCTACAGCGTGGAGGCGCTGGCCCCGGCACAGGAAGTCAGCCGCCACGCCAAAAGCCTCAGCCGCCTGAGTCTGCGCGGCCTGGGTGATCCGAGTCTGAGCGTCACCGGGCTGTATTCGCTCTCGTCGCTGGCACAGCAACTCGCCAAGAGCGGCATCGAGGAAGTCGGCGAACTCAGTGTTGCCCCCACCATCGACAGCACCACCTGGCCCGCACTGCCGCTGGGCACCCCGCTGGTGCCGCTGCGCCTCCAGGAGTACCCCGGCTGGAACGACACCCCCGAGAACTACGCGGGGCGGGTCACGGACGCGTTCGCCGGGCAACTGCGGGCGGCAGGCATCCGGGTGGGCGCGGCGGCGAGCGGGCTGGGCCGCCTGGTGGGGCAGCAGAGCGCGCAGCAGTTCGGGCGGGTGACGCCGGGGTATTCCGCCACACCCGCGTCCACCGCCGACGTGCCTGAAGTCAGCCTGGCCAGCGTTCAGAGTGCGCCGCTGATCGCGCTGCTCCGCCAGACCCTCAAGCCGAGCGACAACGTCTGGGCCGATCAGCTTGCCGCCCGCCTGGGCCAGGTGCCGGGGCAGGCCAGCACCGCATCTCTGACCCACGCCGGCATGCTGGCGGGCCTGCGCCGGTTTCTGATACAGGTCGGCGTGAAGCCCGCGCCGCTGAGCCTGAGTGACGCTTCCGGACTGTCGGAGGCCAACCGCCTGACCCCGCGCACGCTGGTCACGGTGCTGGAGCGGATGTACGATCTGCCGATCACCGCCCTCAAAACACCGCTCACACCCGCCGAGGCGTTCGCCCAGCGCAAGAACCTCTTCATTGAAGCCCTGCCGCGCGGCGGCACCGGCATCTCCAGTGCGGCGGCCAGGGCCGAGGGCGGCACGCTGGCCGGGCGCTTCGTCGGCAGCGGGCTGGACGTGCGGGCCAAAACCGGCACGCTGCCGGGGGCGTCCAGCCTGGCGGGTTACGTGCGCGGCAAATCGGGGCACGTGCTGGCCTTTGCCATCATGGTCGACCAGGCCCCCGGGAACACCCTCGATTTGCGGGCCTATCAGGACAGGCTGCTCAAGGTCATCGCGCAGAGCCACTGA
- a CDS encoding polysaccharide deacetylase family protein, translating to MLISSRALGLLSPLLLCLTLAQAQTPTLIPATPLSNPLPAATHAKPLRLPGETQPIAPGTRRASPIPELILNPPMPQVRQIQYLSNGHIEVASAVLLLQPGEVAQARKLAATAAARTLGLRPSLVEVDVSVYNKTGYGGFGGPLPILTLSAPRARLQEVAAWAAGGTYERAWEALGSTPPNPGNADRIADRVREQTINFFGDVNQTLSDARTRTASRAKGGIQDGLLYGGSVLKPVAALTFDDAPHPMYEPLLLDLLRRDQVKATFFVIGRNARAYPYFVRDMVQQGHEVANHTYHHVRLPALSLTAAITELSLTNQTLRGLTGQPVKYFRPPGGDYTPQTLDAARALGLTTVFWTDDPADFQNPGDSVLESRFDRRLHPGGIILLHDNAQETLNVFGAFLAYARKRGVSLGTVSSLLNGKPLPLLGAAGRGKHGLRKTSVDKFVLGH from the coding sequence ATGCTGATCTCTTCCCGCGCCCTGGGGCTGCTCTCACCCCTGCTGCTGTGCCTGACCCTGGCCCAGGCGCAGACGCCCACGCTGATTCCTGCCACACCTCTCTCAAATCCACTCCCCGCCGCGACGCATGCCAAACCGCTGCGCTTGCCCGGCGAGACGCAGCCGATTGCGCCCGGTACCCGCCGCGCGTCGCCCATTCCCGAGCTGATACTCAACCCGCCGATGCCGCAGGTGCGCCAGATCCAGTATCTCAGCAACGGCCATATCGAGGTTGCCAGCGCGGTGCTGCTCCTCCAGCCTGGCGAGGTGGCGCAGGCCCGCAAACTGGCGGCCACGGCAGCGGCCCGCACGCTCGGCCTGCGCCCCAGCCTCGTTGAAGTCGATGTCAGCGTCTACAACAAAACCGGGTATGGCGGCTTCGGCGGCCCGCTGCCGATCCTGACCCTCAGCGCGCCGCGCGCCCGCCTGCAAGAGGTGGCGGCCTGGGCGGCAGGCGGGACCTACGAGCGGGCCTGGGAAGCGCTGGGCAGCACACCGCCCAATCCCGGCAACGCGGACCGGATCGCCGACAGGGTGCGCGAGCAGACCATCAACTTTTTCGGTGATGTCAACCAGACGCTCTCCGACGCCCGCACCCGCACCGCCAGCCGCGCCAAGGGCGGTATTCAGGACGGCCTGCTCTACGGCGGCAGCGTCCTGAAGCCGGTGGCAGCCCTCACTTTCGACGACGCCCCGCACCCGATGTATGAGCCGCTGCTGCTCGATCTGCTGCGCCGCGATCAGGTCAAGGCCACCTTCTTCGTGATTGGCCGCAACGCCCGCGCCTACCCCTACTTCGTGCGCGACATGGTGCAGCAGGGTCACGAGGTCGCCAATCACACCTACCACCACGTAAGGCTCCCCGCCCTCTCGCTGACCGCCGCCATCACCGAACTCAGCCTCACCAACCAGACCCTGCGCGGCCTCACCGGACAGCCAGTCAAGTATTTCCGGCCCCCCGGCGGCGACTACACGCCCCAGACCCTCGACGCCGCGCGGGCGCTGGGCCTCACCACCGTCTTCTGGACCGACGACCCCGCCGACTTCCAGAATCCCGGCGACAGCGTTCTGGAAAGCCGTTTTGACCGCAGGCTGCACCCCGGCGGCATCATCTTGCTGCACGACAACGCTCAGGAAACCCTCAATGTCTTCGGAGCGTTTCTGGCCTATGCCAGGAAGCGCGGCGTGTCACTCGGCACCGTCAGCAGCCTGCTGAACGGCAAACCCCTCCCGCTGCTGGGCGCTGCCGGGAGAGGCAAGCACGGCCTCCGCAAGACCAGCGTTGACAAGTTCGTGCTTGGCCATTAA
- a CDS encoding heparan-alpha-glucosaminide N-acetyltransferase domain-containing protein, with product MSAPTSQPVGDPTELTPTAAPDAAAQLAPDTAPEQTRVPARRLVALDAWRGLTILLMLLVNNVSLGRYTPDQLVHAPWGGGLTLTDLVFPWFLYCAGASLPFSLGKRAAGDGSWWPDRATVFKLIQRAIPLYLVGALLTSVENQAPTLGLGVLQLIALASLCAGLMARFPVRWRLGVALVLLVVYRLFLLSAPFSEADNAVQRLNAMFLNDFGLRGLTSVVPATALVLLGSVAAQPLKNRRREVPLLLAFGAALALGGWLSADALGFNKAVWTPAYILYSAGLGTLGMLALYLIGDARRGQFAWLLSPFTVAGRNSLLAYVFPILLKLWVLAVWQVNWTGKSQSILGALLTLAQRGLGVQAGGWVYSLGYVGAFWLGLWVLARRGFIWKL from the coding sequence ATGAGTGCGCCCACCTCCCAACCCGTTGGCGACCCCACTGAGCTGACGCCGACTGCCGCGCCCGACGCTGCTGCACAGCTGGCCCCGGACACAGCTCCAGAACAAACCCGCGTGCCCGCCCGACGCCTGGTGGCGCTGGACGCCTGGCGTGGCCTCACCATCCTGCTGATGCTACTGGTCAACAACGTTTCCTTGGGCCGCTACACCCCCGACCAGCTCGTTCACGCGCCCTGGGGCGGCGGCCTGACCCTGACCGATCTGGTGTTTCCCTGGTTTCTGTACTGCGCCGGGGCGTCTCTTCCCTTCTCGCTGGGCAAACGGGCAGCTGGTGACGGCAGCTGGTGGCCGGACCGCGCCACGGTGTTCAAGCTGATTCAGCGGGCCATACCGCTTTATTTGGTAGGTGCGCTGCTGACCAGCGTGGAGAATCAGGCCCCCACCCTGGGGCTGGGCGTGCTGCAACTCATCGCCCTGGCCTCGCTGTGCGCCGGGCTGATGGCCCGCTTTCCGGTGCGCTGGCGGCTGGGCGTGGCGCTGGTGCTGCTGGTCGTCTACCGGCTCTTTTTGCTCAGCGCGCCGTTCAGCGAGGCCGACAACGCCGTGCAGCGGCTCAACGCCATGTTCCTGAACGACTTCGGGCTGCGCGGTCTCACCTCGGTGGTTCCGGCCACTGCGCTGGTGCTGCTCGGCAGTGTGGCGGCCCAGCCGCTCAAGAACCGCCGCCGCGAGGTGCCCTTGCTGCTGGCCTTCGGTGCGGCACTGGCCCTGGGCGGCTGGCTCTCCGCCGACGCCCTGGGATTCAACAAGGCCGTCTGGACCCCGGCCTACATCCTCTACTCGGCAGGGCTGGGCACGCTGGGGATGCTGGCCCTTTACCTGATCGGCGACGCCCGCCGGGGCCAGTTCGCCTGGCTGCTGAGTCCCTTCACGGTGGCCGGGCGCAACTCACTGCTGGCCTACGTCTTCCCGATTCTGCTCAAGCTATGGGTGCTGGCGGTCTGGCAGGTCAACTGGACCGGCAAGTCGCAGAGTATTCTAGGCGCGCTGCTGACCCTGGCGCAGCGTGGCCTCGGCGTCCAGGCGGGCGGCTGGGTCTACAGCCTCGGCTACGTCGGCGCGTTCTGGCTGGGGCTGTGGGTGCTGGCACGGCGCGGCTTCATCTGGAAACTCTGA